The proteins below come from a single Pristiophorus japonicus isolate sPriJap1 chromosome 18, sPriJap1.hap1, whole genome shotgun sequence genomic window:
- the LOC139229283 gene encoding E3 ubiquitin-protein ligase RNF186-like encodes MEKVVVGNASPSELDCQICFNKYDSFIRKPKLLACQHCFCAICLKIMVSDKDGSWVVTCPLCRRSTLVTEALISNLPDNPSLMEVLSRRMSAFPESVPEMVLSPHLLMQTQASSTFTLLAQDRHPDQDEGFRNRVAASVIRGILMTMIFFLVLMFGLQYFFKNPALICILIVLTILCALTGLVLLYVTCQDIRGRQSSRYCDCLPFTNR; translated from the coding sequence ATGGAGAAAGTGGTTGTTGGAAATGCCTCGCCATCAGAGTTGGACTGTCAGATTTGCTTCAACAAGTATGACTCTTTCATTCGAAAGCCCAAGCTTCTGGCCTGCCAGCATTGTTTCTGCGCCATCTGCCTGAAGATCATGGTGTCAGACAAGGATGGCTCCTGGGTGGTCACTTGCCCTCTCTGCAGACGCTCCACCCTGGTGACGGAAGCATTGATCAGCAACCTCCCGGACAATCCGAGCCTGATGGAGGTCCTGTCCAGGAGGATGTCCGCCTTCCCCGAATCGGTGCCTGAGATGGTGCTATCTCCGCACCTGCTGATGCAGACCCAAGCTAGCAGCACCTTCACTCTGCTCGCCCAAGATCGTCATCCAGACCAGGACGAAGGCTTCAGGAATCGGGTAGCCGCCTCGGTCATCAGAGGCATTCTAATGACCATGATCTTCTTCCTGGTCCTTATGTTTGGACTGCAGTATTTCTTCAAAAACCCTGCTCTGATCTGCATTCTGATTGTCCTGACTATTCTGTGTGCATTGACGGGGCTGGTCCTTCTGTATGTCACTTGTCAGGACATCCGGGGTAGGCAGTCCAGCCGATACTGTGACTGCCTGCCGTTCACAAACCGATGA